The genomic interval cgtcaaaataattttaaaataattatacaaactatttgatataataatatttaaatatactaaattctaaatttaaatctCTAAATTCAAAACTTACACTAACTACTGATAGTTTTTATATGTTACGGTAACTATTGATAGTTTTTAtactatataaattataaattttaaactcattctaaatatactatataaaattATTGGATAGCTTTTATATGTTGCACCCGTTATTTAATAACTTTTACGTATTATAGAAACCAGTTGATAGTTTCTAAGATTAAATAATTAAGAACATCCACGGTATATTTATGAACATTACTTCTCTAAATATTatagaggagagaaaagaaatagagaaattgatatataatatattgaaaaatagatatttaaatttaataaaataatttttttattctaaattatgtattttggatAGGGAAATTGACGTGGATAGTCTAAGTTTTCGATAAAATCATAAGAGGTCGctcgttttttttttccaatacgTTCTTTTCATGATTTGTAAAATATGAAGTGTACTTTTGAttattgttctttttttttttctaatacagaataaatgtaaatatttagtcatttaagtttataaaaaaatgtaaatGTTCCGCTGGATTAAAAAGGGGCGTTGTGTCCTGGGAACCCTAAAGATACCCCGCTATGGGTTTAGGGCTGCTGCACTTCGATGGTCGCGTCGTCGACGACGATGGACGGCCCTTGCTGGAATCCGACGACGGTGAGGAGCTGATGCATGTTGAGCCTGGCGTCGCCGTCGCCCTCGGTTCCCGGCCCATGGAGTCGCCTGGAACTCTCTACGTCACCTCAAGGTATCAGTGCCACGCTCACTCAGTTTCTTGCTTCTTGTCTTCTCTCAGATGTGAGTGGATCCTGCAGGAGGGTGATTTGGCTGAGCGACGCCGACAAAGAGAAAGGGTATGCGGTGGATTTCTTGTCGTTGTCCCTCCACGCTGTGTCGAGGGACCCAGAGACCTACCCCTTTCCTTGCATCTATACTCAGGTATTTGATCTATGACTGAGTTTGGGGCGGTTCTACCTGAACTTGTATTGAATCCAAAGGATCAAAATTACAAAACgtaacttttttttttccttttctttttatctcGAGTATTAGAAAATTGTCTGTGTTTTTTTGGAGAATTCATTGTGGTGCTCGATAATGCGCTATTTTGCCTCACTGATTGGATAGCTACATGTTGGCGCTTGAGGTTGCCTATTTGAGTTGGTGATTACTAGCTGAGAATGGTCCTTTAATAGTAATAATTCCCTGAAGGATTTGAATTATTTGAGGGGCAAAAATGAGTTACACCATTGAGGATAGTTAGATTGGCTGATGGCCCCTGTGCTGTTTTTTGCTTTATTGCTTATGTACTGTTTGCTGGATTCTTCATCAGATTGAGATAGGTGACGAAGATGAAGAGTCTGAAAGCTCAGATTCAGAAAGTAATGATGATTTGGAATTGTCAAAAGTCACTGAAATGAGACTTCTTCCTTCAGATGCTGGAAAGTGTATCCTTGCTATCATGCATGCCTCATATTGTTTTCATTTGTGGCAAGTTCATTGATTGATGCATTTTTCATGTATAAAGTAGGCATTGCTGAATCTTTTGTAGCCAACTTTCtatttaatgctattatgagtgtGCTTGTCAAAGTAGGAAAGAATCTGATGCAGTTGGCATTGCTTCATCATGGATTTTAGTTATGGCATAATAATACAATTATGAATGTCATCTTATCTTTCATTATGATTATCCTGCAAGTT from Zingiber officinale cultivar Zhangliang chromosome 6B, Zo_v1.1, whole genome shotgun sequence carries:
- the LOC121992063 gene encoding chloride conductance regulatory protein ICln-like; this encodes MGLGLLHFDGRVVDDDGRPLLESDDGEELMHVEPGVAVALGSRPMESPGTLYVTSRRVIWLSDADKEKGYAVDFLSLSLHAVSRDPETYPFPCIYTQIEIGDEDEESESSDSESNDDLELSKVTEMRLLPSDAGKLDTLFDIFCQCAELNPEPHQEGEEENTWFFGDEKISDAGSDSEWQFSENPGNPIGSANGDHDLSQRVHELQIDSQQFEDADEDEETHDDHCLAAN